Proteins encoded in a region of the Vicia villosa cultivar HV-30 ecotype Madison, WI linkage group LG5, Vvil1.0, whole genome shotgun sequence genome:
- the LOC131605629 gene encoding protein NODULATION SIGNALING PATHWAY 2-like: protein MNVMDYDQFDYCFTPLFFQTEDILSPNTILNEILFDQEDQSQYLLSPNIIIDEIFDQEKSIERLLQQHTNHDETVPLENELCRGTPEKGCENVIGLNEEDSFWKEVQDELMEETSLVDLLLIGAEAVESQNMALASDIIEKLNNAALLENGDSLLNRLCPFFTQGLFYKTTNAPKFHCDHVSTQTSTFFAFQILQELSPYVKFAHFTANQAIFEATDSAQHVHVIDFDIMEGIQWPSLMVDFAMRKNTASLRVTAITVDQQSAASVQQTGRRLKEFADSINFPFVFDTMMMASEEDFQRIELGDTLIVNCMIHQWMPNRSFSLVKTFLDGVRKLSPKLVVLVEEELFNFSRLKSMSFVEFFCEALHHYIALCDSLVTTLWGSHKMELSLIEKDVLGVRILDSVRQFPCEREERMLWEEKFFYSLKGYKRVGMSTYNISQAKFLVSLFGKGYWVQFENFRLALSWKSRPLTSVSIWVPIDSMSDRVN, encoded by the coding sequence ATGAATGTGATGGATTATGATCAATTTGATTACTGTTTCACCCCTCTATTTTTCCAAACAGAAGATATCTTATCTCCAAATACAATCCTAAATGAAATATTATTTGATCAAGAAGATCAATCACAATATCTCTTATCTCCAAATATAATCATAGATGAGATCTTTGATCAAGAAAAGTCCATAGAAAGATTGTTGCAGCAACATACAAATCACGACGAGACAGTGCCTCTCGAGAATGAATTGTGTCGAGGAACTCCTGAAAAAGGCTGCGAAAACGTGATTGGTTTGAACGAGGAGGATTCTTTTTGGAAGGAAGTTCAAGATGAGTTAATGGAAGAGACAAGTCTAGTTGATCTTTTGCTGATAGGAGCTGAAGCTGTTGAATCACAGAACATGGCACTTGCTTCTGACATAATCGAAAAACTAAACAATGCGGCGTTATTAGAAAACGGCGATAGTTTATTGAACAGGTTGTGTCCTTTCTTTACACAAGGTTTGTTTTACAAAACTACAAATGCTCCTAAATTCCATTGtgatcatgtttctacacagacAAGCACATTCTTTGCGTTTCAGATACTTCAAGAACTCTCTCCGTACGTAAAATTTGCTCATTTCACAGCAAACCAAGCAATTTTCGAAGCAACAGACAGTGCTCAACATGTTCATGTCATTGATTTCGATATCATGGAGGGAATCCAATGGCCATCGTTGATGGTTGACTTTGCAATGAGAAAGAACACTGCGTCACTTAGAGTAACAGCAATCACAGTAGATCAGCAAAGTGCAGCCTCGGTTCAACAAACAGGAAGAAGGCTAAAAGAGTTCGCGGATTCGATCAATTTCCCTTTCGTGTTCGATACGATGATGATGGCGAGCGAAGAAGACTTTCAAAGAATCGAACTCGGTGACACGCTTATTGTCAATTGTATGATACATCAATGGATGCCAAACAGAAGTTTCTCATTGGTCAAAACTTTTCTTGACGGTGTAAGAAAATTATCGCCGAAACTTGTCGTGTTAGTTGAAGAAGAACTGTTTAATTTTTCTAGACTCAAATCCATGTCGTTTGTGGAGTTTTTCTGTGAGGCTTTGCATCACTATATTGCACTTTGTGATTCATTGGTTACTACTCTTTGGGGTAGTCATAAGATGGAGTTAAGCCTTATAGAGAAAGATGTGTTGGGAGTGAGAATCTTGGACAGTGTAAGACAATTTCCTTGTGAAAGAGAGGAGAGAATGTTGTGGGAAGAAAAGTTTTTTTATTCACTGAAAGGGTACAAAAGAGTTGGTATGAGTACATATAATATTTCACAGGCTAAGTTCTTGGTAAGCTTGTTTGGTAAAGGGTATTGGGTGCAATTTGAGAATTTTAGGTTGGCTTTAAGTTGGAAGTCAAGACCTTTGACTTCAGTTTCAATCTGGGTACCAATAGATTCTATGAGTGACAGGGTCAATTAG
- the LOC131602837 gene encoding transcription factor MAMYB, with protein sequence MEFLDEDAKPKFLFQSGAPAPTVSQPHEKPTKPFIAVTVALSSIFFALAIFVFQSEPYRSILFWFALSLLLGPFAPSSITGGDFRVGRGHIVNFPDQEASADDDDVRKRSQQRRSKPRRSEDVASVVLPAPVVSNGGALKNRSGNGNGNGASLAAVVEEEKEWNEEDIEILKKQIVKHPVGKPGRWEVIAEAFGGRHKAESIVKKVKELGEKKVDDSDSYDQFLKKRKALDKRLVEEGGEFATVEKAESVWSSNEDIALLNALKAFPKEVAMRWEKVAAAVPGKSKAACMKRMAELKKGFRTAKSGSEV encoded by the coding sequence ATGGAATTTTTGGACGAAGACGCGAAACCGAAGTTCCTGTTTCAGTCGGGTGCACCCGCGCCCACTGTATCACAGCCTCACGAGAAACCAACGAAACCGTTTATCGCCGTAACTGTAGCTCTCTCTTCAATCTTCTTCGCTCTCGCTATCTTCGTCTTCCAATCGGAACCTTACAGATCGATTCTCTTCTGGTTCGCACTATCACTTCTCCTCGGTCCTTTCGCTCCTAGCTCCATCACCGGCGGCGATTTCCGCGTCGGCCGTGGTCATATCGTTAACTTCCCCGATCAGGAAGCCTCAGCTGATGACGATGACGTCAGGAAAAGATCTCAGCAGCGCAGATCTAAGCCGCGCAGATCGGAGGATGTTGCGTCCGTAGTTCTTCCGGCGCCGGTAGTTTCAAACGGAGGTGCTTTGAAGAATCGAAGTGGAAACGGAAACGGAAATGGTGCTTCATTGGCGGCGGTGGTGGAGGAGGAGAAGGAATGGAACGAAGAGGATATCGAGATTCTGAAGAAGCAGATTGTGAAACATCCGGTGGGGAAACCAGGACGATGGGAGGTTATAGCGGAGGCGTTCGGAGGGCGGCACAAAGCAGAGAGCATtgtgaagaaggtgaaggagttaggggagaagaaggttgatgattcGGATTCATATGATCAGTTtctgaagaagagaaaagcgTTGGATAAGAGACTTGTTGAAGAAGGAGGAGAATTCGCAACGGTTGAGAAAGCTGAGAGTGTTTGGAGTTCGAATGAGGACATTGCTTTGTTGAATGCTCTGAAAGCTTTTCCGAAAGAGGTTGCAATGAGATGGGAGAAGGTCGCCGCTGCTGTTCCGGGAAAATCGAAAGCAGCTTGTATGAAAAGAATGGCTGAATTGAAGAAAGGGTTTCGGACTGCGAAATCCGGATCTGAAGTTTAG
- the LOC131602838 gene encoding probable serine/threonine-protein kinase WNK6 isoform X1, translating into MSLGGTESSEEGAVHPEPPDPDVLEIDPTSRYIKYKEVIGKGAFKTVYRAFDEVNGIEVAWGQVQIDEVLQSPGDLDRLYSEVHLLKSLRHSNIVRFYNSWIDDKRKTVNMITELFTSGSLKQYRKKHKKVDLKAVKGWARQILMGLNYLHSHNPPIIHRDLKCDNIFINGHQGEVKIGDLGLATLLTQPNAKSVIGTPEFMAPEMYDENYNELADIYSFGMCMLELVTSEYPYSECRNSAQIYKKVSSGIKPVALSKVVDPEIKSFIEKCLVPASQRMSAKELLMDPFVQVNGSAKNISFPLPDIVLPKLGASENRGMISEGPASTRIRAISMNLGDPNELPVITVLDNSTVDASSSPSVEIRRLKGGDTFFLKGDQNDENSVSLVLRIADQNGQVRNIHFIFYLDSDTAVSVSKEMVEQLELADQNVIFIAELIDLLLMKLIPEWKPCVAIDHLASVNGKWTNASQQRDAELDKDKGSSKYSSEDSGPSTSYGTTAAKENVDNMDLCSEMSYASATSDINDKFSMVSFMSAESGFDGGSQTSFASETGTSSDHKSKILDMGSNSMMSFSSYPLDVSSLSDLDDDLRVEIEMIEQQYQEAIKDLSKKRNMAIEEIKKRMAEKNDFSSK; encoded by the exons ATGAGTTTGGGGGGTACGGAAAGCTCGGAAGAGGGTGCAGTGCATCCGGAGCCACCTGATCCTGATGTTCTTGAGATTGATCCTACTTCTCGTTACATCAAG TATAAAGAAGTGATCGGCAAAGGCGCCTTCAAAACTGT TTACAGAGCATTTGATGAGGTAAATGGGATTGAAGTTGCATGGGGCCAGGTTCAGATTGACGAGGTGTTGCAGTCACCGGGTGACTTAGATAGGCTATACTCAGAAGTGCATCTATTAAAATCTCTACGGCACAGTAACATAGTGAGGTTCTATAATTCTTGGATTGATGATAAGCGCAAGACTGTTAATATGATTACTGAGCTGTTTACGTCGGGTAGCCTCAAACA GTATCGGAAAAAACACAAGAAGGTTGACTTGAAGGCTGTCAAAGGATGGGCAAGACAGATTCTGATGGGTTTAAACTACCTACACAGTCACAACCCACCAATTATACACAGGGACTTGAAATgtgataatatatttattaatggtCACCAAGGAGAAGTTAAAATTGGTGATTTGGGGCTGGCGACTCTCTTGACTCAGCCTAATGCTAAGAGTGTGATCG GAACTCCGGAGTTTATGGCACCTGAAATGTATGATGAGAATTACAACGAATTAGCTGACATATACTCATTTGGTATGTGCATGCTTGAGTTGGTGACTTCTGAGTATCCTTACAGTGAATGCAGAAATTCAGCGCAGATATACAAGAAAGTTTCATCT GGTATAAAGCCTGTTGCTCTTTCTAAAGTGGTAGATCCCGAGATAAAATCATTTATTGAAAAATGTCTTGTTCCAGCCTCCCAAAGAATGTCAGCAAAGGAGCTTCTGATGGACCCCTTTGTTCAAGTGAATGGTTCCGCAAAGAATATTTCTTTTCCATTGCCTGATATTGTTCTTCCCAAACTGGGAGCCTCTGAAAACAGAGGTATGATATCAGAAGGTCCTGCTAGTACACGTATCAGGGCTATTTCTATGAATCTTGGTGACCCTAACGAGCTACCTGTGATTACTGTACTTGATAATTCCACTGTCGATGCATCATCTTCTCCAAGTGTCGAGATAAGAAGGTTGAAGGGTGGTGATACCTTCTTTCTAAAAGGTGATCAAAATGATGAGAATTCTGTATCATTAGTTCTTCGGATAGCTGATCAGAATG GACAAGTAAGAAATATCCATTTCATCTTCTACCTTGACAGTGACACTGCTGTCTCAGTTTCAAAGGAAATGGTTGAGCAACTTGAACTTGCTGATCAGAACGTAATATTTATAGCTGAGTTAATCGATTTGTTATTGATGAAATTGATTCCTGAGTGGAAACCTTGTGTAGCAATCGATCATTTAGCCTCTGTAAATGGTAAATGGACTAATGCTAGCCAACAGAGAGATGCGGAGTTGGATAAAGACAAAGGAAGCTCAAAATATTCCAGTGAAGATTCAGGACCCTCAACCTCATACGGAACAACAGCTGCAAAAGAGAACGTCGACAATATGGATTTATGTTCTGAGATGTCATATGCTTCTGCAACATCAGACATCAATGATAAGTTTTCTATGGTTTCATTCATGTCTGCTGAATCAGGATTTGATGGAGGCAGTCAGACCTCATTTGCGTCTGAAACCGGGACATCATCTGATCATAAGAGCAAGATTTTAGACATGGGAAGCAACAGTATGATGAGCTTCTCAAGTTATCCTCTTGATGTTTCTTCCTTGTCCGACCTCGATGATGACTTGAGAGTAGAGATAGAAATGATTGAACAGCAATATCAAGAAGCAATTAAAGACTTATCAAAAAAAAGAAACATGGCCATCGAGGAGATTAAAAAGAGAATGGCAGAGAAGAATGATTTCAGTTCAAAGTAG
- the LOC131602838 gene encoding probable serine/threonine-protein kinase WNK6 isoform X2: MSLGGTESSEEGAVHPEPPDPDVLEIDPTSRYIKYKEVIGKGAFKTVYRAFDEVNGIEVAWGQVQIDEVLQSPGDLDRLYSEVHLLKSLRHSNIVRFYNSWIDDKRKTVNMITELFTSGSLKQYRKKHKKVDLKAVKGWARQILMGLNYLHSHNPPIIHRDLKCDNIFINGHQGEVKIGDLGLATLLTQPNAKSVIGTPEFMAPEMYDENYNELADIYSFGMCMLELVTSEYPYSECRNSAQIYKKVSSGIKPVALSKVVDPEIKSFIEKCLVPASQRMSAKELLMDPFVQVNGSAKNISFPLPDIVLPKLGASENRGMISEGPASTRIRAISMNLGDPNELPVITVLDNSTVDASSSPSVEIRRLKGGDTFFLKGQVRNIHFIFYLDSDTAVSVSKEMVEQLELADQNVIFIAELIDLLLMKLIPEWKPCVAIDHLASVNGKWTNASQQRDAELDKDKGSSKYSSEDSGPSTSYGTTAAKENVDNMDLCSEMSYASATSDINDKFSMVSFMSAESGFDGGSQTSFASETGTSSDHKSKILDMGSNSMMSFSSYPLDVSSLSDLDDDLRVEIEMIEQQYQEAIKDLSKKRNMAIEEIKKRMAEKNDFSSK; this comes from the exons ATGAGTTTGGGGGGTACGGAAAGCTCGGAAGAGGGTGCAGTGCATCCGGAGCCACCTGATCCTGATGTTCTTGAGATTGATCCTACTTCTCGTTACATCAAG TATAAAGAAGTGATCGGCAAAGGCGCCTTCAAAACTGT TTACAGAGCATTTGATGAGGTAAATGGGATTGAAGTTGCATGGGGCCAGGTTCAGATTGACGAGGTGTTGCAGTCACCGGGTGACTTAGATAGGCTATACTCAGAAGTGCATCTATTAAAATCTCTACGGCACAGTAACATAGTGAGGTTCTATAATTCTTGGATTGATGATAAGCGCAAGACTGTTAATATGATTACTGAGCTGTTTACGTCGGGTAGCCTCAAACA GTATCGGAAAAAACACAAGAAGGTTGACTTGAAGGCTGTCAAAGGATGGGCAAGACAGATTCTGATGGGTTTAAACTACCTACACAGTCACAACCCACCAATTATACACAGGGACTTGAAATgtgataatatatttattaatggtCACCAAGGAGAAGTTAAAATTGGTGATTTGGGGCTGGCGACTCTCTTGACTCAGCCTAATGCTAAGAGTGTGATCG GAACTCCGGAGTTTATGGCACCTGAAATGTATGATGAGAATTACAACGAATTAGCTGACATATACTCATTTGGTATGTGCATGCTTGAGTTGGTGACTTCTGAGTATCCTTACAGTGAATGCAGAAATTCAGCGCAGATATACAAGAAAGTTTCATCT GGTATAAAGCCTGTTGCTCTTTCTAAAGTGGTAGATCCCGAGATAAAATCATTTATTGAAAAATGTCTTGTTCCAGCCTCCCAAAGAATGTCAGCAAAGGAGCTTCTGATGGACCCCTTTGTTCAAGTGAATGGTTCCGCAAAGAATATTTCTTTTCCATTGCCTGATATTGTTCTTCCCAAACTGGGAGCCTCTGAAAACAGAGGTATGATATCAGAAGGTCCTGCTAGTACACGTATCAGGGCTATTTCTATGAATCTTGGTGACCCTAACGAGCTACCTGTGATTACTGTACTTGATAATTCCACTGTCGATGCATCATCTTCTCCAAGTGTCGAGATAAGAAGGTTGAAGGGTGGTGATACCTTCTTTCTAAAAG GACAAGTAAGAAATATCCATTTCATCTTCTACCTTGACAGTGACACTGCTGTCTCAGTTTCAAAGGAAATGGTTGAGCAACTTGAACTTGCTGATCAGAACGTAATATTTATAGCTGAGTTAATCGATTTGTTATTGATGAAATTGATTCCTGAGTGGAAACCTTGTGTAGCAATCGATCATTTAGCCTCTGTAAATGGTAAATGGACTAATGCTAGCCAACAGAGAGATGCGGAGTTGGATAAAGACAAAGGAAGCTCAAAATATTCCAGTGAAGATTCAGGACCCTCAACCTCATACGGAACAACAGCTGCAAAAGAGAACGTCGACAATATGGATTTATGTTCTGAGATGTCATATGCTTCTGCAACATCAGACATCAATGATAAGTTTTCTATGGTTTCATTCATGTCTGCTGAATCAGGATTTGATGGAGGCAGTCAGACCTCATTTGCGTCTGAAACCGGGACATCATCTGATCATAAGAGCAAGATTTTAGACATGGGAAGCAACAGTATGATGAGCTTCTCAAGTTATCCTCTTGATGTTTCTTCCTTGTCCGACCTCGATGATGACTTGAGAGTAGAGATAGAAATGATTGAACAGCAATATCAAGAAGCAATTAAAGACTTATCAAAAAAAAGAAACATGGCCATCGAGGAGATTAAAAAGAGAATGGCAGAGAAGAATGATTTCAGTTCAAAGTAG
- the LOC131602838 gene encoding probable serine/threonine-protein kinase WNK6 isoform X3: MFLRLILLLVTSSYRAFDEVNGIEVAWGQVQIDEVLQSPGDLDRLYSEVHLLKSLRHSNIVRFYNSWIDDKRKTVNMITELFTSGSLKQYRKKHKKVDLKAVKGWARQILMGLNYLHSHNPPIIHRDLKCDNIFINGHQGEVKIGDLGLATLLTQPNAKSVIGTPEFMAPEMYDENYNELADIYSFGMCMLELVTSEYPYSECRNSAQIYKKVSSGIKPVALSKVVDPEIKSFIEKCLVPASQRMSAKELLMDPFVQVNGSAKNISFPLPDIVLPKLGASENRGMISEGPASTRIRAISMNLGDPNELPVITVLDNSTVDASSSPSVEIRRLKGGDTFFLKGDQNDENSVSLVLRIADQNGQVRNIHFIFYLDSDTAVSVSKEMVEQLELADQNVIFIAELIDLLLMKLIPEWKPCVAIDHLASVNGKWTNASQQRDAELDKDKGSSKYSSEDSGPSTSYGTTAAKENVDNMDLCSEMSYASATSDINDKFSMVSFMSAESGFDGGSQTSFASETGTSSDHKSKILDMGSNSMMSFSSYPLDVSSLSDLDDDLRVEIEMIEQQYQEAIKDLSKKRNMAIEEIKKRMAEKNDFSSK; encoded by the exons ATGTTCTTGAGATTGATCCTACTTCTCGTTACATCAAG TTACAGAGCATTTGATGAGGTAAATGGGATTGAAGTTGCATGGGGCCAGGTTCAGATTGACGAGGTGTTGCAGTCACCGGGTGACTTAGATAGGCTATACTCAGAAGTGCATCTATTAAAATCTCTACGGCACAGTAACATAGTGAGGTTCTATAATTCTTGGATTGATGATAAGCGCAAGACTGTTAATATGATTACTGAGCTGTTTACGTCGGGTAGCCTCAAACA GTATCGGAAAAAACACAAGAAGGTTGACTTGAAGGCTGTCAAAGGATGGGCAAGACAGATTCTGATGGGTTTAAACTACCTACACAGTCACAACCCACCAATTATACACAGGGACTTGAAATgtgataatatatttattaatggtCACCAAGGAGAAGTTAAAATTGGTGATTTGGGGCTGGCGACTCTCTTGACTCAGCCTAATGCTAAGAGTGTGATCG GAACTCCGGAGTTTATGGCACCTGAAATGTATGATGAGAATTACAACGAATTAGCTGACATATACTCATTTGGTATGTGCATGCTTGAGTTGGTGACTTCTGAGTATCCTTACAGTGAATGCAGAAATTCAGCGCAGATATACAAGAAAGTTTCATCT GGTATAAAGCCTGTTGCTCTTTCTAAAGTGGTAGATCCCGAGATAAAATCATTTATTGAAAAATGTCTTGTTCCAGCCTCCCAAAGAATGTCAGCAAAGGAGCTTCTGATGGACCCCTTTGTTCAAGTGAATGGTTCCGCAAAGAATATTTCTTTTCCATTGCCTGATATTGTTCTTCCCAAACTGGGAGCCTCTGAAAACAGAGGTATGATATCAGAAGGTCCTGCTAGTACACGTATCAGGGCTATTTCTATGAATCTTGGTGACCCTAACGAGCTACCTGTGATTACTGTACTTGATAATTCCACTGTCGATGCATCATCTTCTCCAAGTGTCGAGATAAGAAGGTTGAAGGGTGGTGATACCTTCTTTCTAAAAGGTGATCAAAATGATGAGAATTCTGTATCATTAGTTCTTCGGATAGCTGATCAGAATG GACAAGTAAGAAATATCCATTTCATCTTCTACCTTGACAGTGACACTGCTGTCTCAGTTTCAAAGGAAATGGTTGAGCAACTTGAACTTGCTGATCAGAACGTAATATTTATAGCTGAGTTAATCGATTTGTTATTGATGAAATTGATTCCTGAGTGGAAACCTTGTGTAGCAATCGATCATTTAGCCTCTGTAAATGGTAAATGGACTAATGCTAGCCAACAGAGAGATGCGGAGTTGGATAAAGACAAAGGAAGCTCAAAATATTCCAGTGAAGATTCAGGACCCTCAACCTCATACGGAACAACAGCTGCAAAAGAGAACGTCGACAATATGGATTTATGTTCTGAGATGTCATATGCTTCTGCAACATCAGACATCAATGATAAGTTTTCTATGGTTTCATTCATGTCTGCTGAATCAGGATTTGATGGAGGCAGTCAGACCTCATTTGCGTCTGAAACCGGGACATCATCTGATCATAAGAGCAAGATTTTAGACATGGGAAGCAACAGTATGATGAGCTTCTCAAGTTATCCTCTTGATGTTTCTTCCTTGTCCGACCTCGATGATGACTTGAGAGTAGAGATAGAAATGATTGAACAGCAATATCAAGAAGCAATTAAAGACTTATCAAAAAAAAGAAACATGGCCATCGAGGAGATTAAAAAGAGAATGGCAGAGAAGAATGATTTCAGTTCAAAGTAG